In a genomic window of Zingiber officinale cultivar Zhangliang chromosome 9B, Zo_v1.1, whole genome shotgun sequence:
- the LOC122022821 gene encoding uncharacterized protein LOC122022821, which yields MDYFKTISGMQVGELLKYENAVGNCYHQEFLKGLVFLPHKSWNSHLTGVIKQFVKHKGSHSVGSARTPNGNADESEFSAIAVFFPRSAIARDILLRNINVATNFCIKIPADRDERAWFEFCIPSFSAAKEKDNVNGFAFPSLIPFSTFTFTFTFTFLSVLEVVPFCIAPARLVVFMEEHADFRDWEILPGSDAGEDFKTLRASSEDGSEDGAIKFDYFAIDSGKCYHKGAAFGDSACEEDVHVDSDNPSWIDPESDYQFDDRTKGEVSFPKVSSGGGFWSDESSEGQISPFGSEKGRSEVDEDVKGVDAEGIKEVKVTSVVNENLDQEDVDENAKIHISSGDLEGKSVGLDKVLANGEEKRGKNWWKFPFEILKFCAFNVKPVWSISIAAAILGVMMLGRRLYRMKEKTRSIPLRIILDEKKAFQLKIRAARLNEAFSIMRRVPNIRPSLPSGGMTAWSVLSLQ from the exons GTTTTCCTACCTCATAAGTCATGGAACAGCCATTTGACTGGTGTTATCAAACAGTTTGTGAAAcataaagggagccacagtgtggGCAGTGCAA GAACCCCTAATGGCAACGCCGACGAATCCGAGTTCTCTGCCATCGCCGTCTTCTTTCCCCGGTCGGCGATCGCTCGGG atATTTTATTGAGAAATATAAATGTGGCCACTAATTTCTGCATCAAGATTCCCGCAGATCGTGATGAACGAGCGTGGTTCGAGTTTTGTATTCCATCCTTTTCTGCAGCGAAAGAAAAAGATAACGTAAATGGCTTTGCCTTTCCTTCTCTGATTCCCTTCTCGACCTTCACCTTCACCTTCACCTTCACCTTCCTCTCTGTACTCGAGGTTGTCCCCTTCTGCATCGCTCCGGCCCGACTCGTCGTTTTCATGGAGGAGCACGCCGACTTCCGCGACTGGGAGATCCTTCCGGGGTCCGACGCCGGAGAGGACTTCAAGACTTTGCGAGCCTCGTCGGAGGACGGCTCCGAAGACGGTGCCATCAAATTCGACTACTTCGCGATCGATTCCGGAAAGTGCTACCACAAAGGGGCCGCCTTCGGTGACAGCGCCTGCGAGGAAGACGTGCATGTTGATTCAGATAACCCTAGCTGGATCGACCCTGAATCCGATTATCAATTCGATGATCGGACCAAAGGAGAGGTGAGTTTTCCTAAAGTAAGTTCGGGAGGCGGATTTTGGTCGGACGAGTCATCGGAGGGGCAGATATCGCCTTTTGGTAGTGAAAAGGGGAGGTCTGAAGTAGACGAGGATGTGAAAGGTGTGGATGCCGAGGGGATTAAGGAGGTTAAAGTGACAAGTGTGGTGAATGAGAATCTTGACCAAGAAGATGTTGATGAAAATGCGAAGATTCATATTTCTTCAGGGGATTTGGAGGGTAAAAGTGTGGGCCTGGACAAGGTTTTGGCTaatggagaagagaagagagggaaaaATTGGTGGAAGTTCCCTTTTGAGATTCTAAAGTTCTGTGCTTTCAATGTGAAGCCAGTTTGGTCGATATCTATAGCTGCGGCCATATTGGGGGTGATGATGCTTGGAAGAAGGTTGTATAGGATGAAAGAGAAAACTAGAAGTATTCCTCTCAGGATCATCTTGGATGAAAAG AAAGCATTCCAGTTAAAGATCCGTGCAGCTCGTCTTAACGAAGCCTTCTCAATCATGCGGCGAGTTCCGAACATAAGGCCTTCACTACCTTCTGGTGGCATGACGGCATGGTCTGTGCTCAGCCTTCAGTGA
- the LOC122024523 gene encoding guanosine nucleotide diphosphate dissociation inhibitor 2-like yields MLNKPECKVEFDREGKACGVTSEGETARCKKVVCDPSCLPNKVRKVGKVARAIAIMIHPIPNTDESHSAQVILPQKQLGRKSDNDLQTLNLSMDLSAASATEEY; encoded by the exons ATGTTAAATAAACCAGAATGCAAG GTTGAATTTGACCGAGAAGGAAAAGCTTGTGGAGTAACTTCAGAAGGGGAAACAGCTAGGTGCAAGAAAGTTGTCTGTGATCCTTCCTGCTTACCGAACAAG GTTAGGAAAGTAGGGAAGGTTGCAAGGGCAATTGCTATTATGATCCATCCTATCCCAAATACGGATGAGTCACATTCAGCACAAGTTATTTTGCCCCAGAAGCAACTTGGACGCAAGTCTGATAA TGATTTGCAG ACTCTCAATCTCAGCATGGATCTAAGCGCAGCCAGTGCCACTGAAGAATATTAA
- the LOC122024465 gene encoding NAC domain-containing protein 35-like: MTLNSQAIAMATTGVGGGGGGGELDMDNNPVMPGFRFHPTEEELIEFYLRRKVEGKRFNVDLITFLDLYRYDPWELPAFAAIGEKEWYFYVPRDRKYRNGDRPNRVTASGYWKATGADRTIRNEGENRSIGLKKTLVFYAGKAPKGVRSSWIMNEYRLPQTEMTNCKTEISICRVYKRAGVIENHRHRPPATLTASVPKPSRPHGNSSNNNNNNSVWSTLMENVTSAQGGTNPNSLLSVQMGGEHTGLFYTPTASSVAHSLSSTTTSTEEDGASLRPILTSPTPSMAAQVIDELNKLVGFNTNFDVSTNIINNNNNNNYGGQFFHLPPFGNSLPIMTSASHKLWEWNFSLQENGRDYTEFK, from the exons ATGACCCTCAACTCTCAAGCCATAGCCATGGCTACCACCGgagtaggaggaggaggaggaggaggagaattaGACATGGATAATAATCCGGTTATGCCCGGGTTCCGGTTCCACCCGACCGAGGAGGAGCTCATCGAGTTCTACCTCCGCCGCAAGGTTGAGGGCAAGCGCTTCAATGTAGACCTCATCACCTTCCTCGACCTCTACCGCTACGATCCTTGGGAGCTTCCGG CTTTTGCGGCTATCGGAGAAAAAGAGTGGTACTTCTACGTGCCTAGAGATCGGAAGTACCGTAACGGCGACCGGCCGAACCGGGTGACAGCATCCGGGTACTGGAAGGCGACGGGGGCAGACCGGACGATCCGTAACGAGGGCGAAAACCGGTCGATCGGGCTGAAGAAGACGCTGGTGTTCTACGCAGGGAAGGCTCCGAAGGGAGTGAGAAGCAGCTGGATCATGAACGAGTACCGGCTGCCTCAGACCGAGATGACCAACTGCAAG ACTGAGATCTCGATTTGTCGAGTCTACAAAAGAGCCGGAGTTATCGAAAATCATCGTCATCGCCCTCCTGCCACCCTAACTGCTTCTGTCCCTAAGCCCTCAAGACCTCATGGaaacagcagcaacaacaataataataattctgTATGGTCGACTCTCATGGAGAATGTGACAAGTGCACAGGGTGGCACTAACCCTAATTCCCTACTCTCGGTGCAAATGGGCGGTGAACACACTGGTCTTTTCTACACACCGACTGCCTCGTCGGTGGCTCATTCTCTGAGCTCCACCACCACGTCGACCGAAGAAGACGGCGCGTCTCTTCGCCCGATTCTAACTTCCCCTACTCCCTCCATGGCTGCTCAGGTGATTGATGAGCTCAACAAACTAGTAGGGTTCAACACCAACTTTGACGTGAGCACTAATataatcaacaacaacaacaacaacaactatgGCGGCCAGTTCTTCCACTTGCCACCCTTCGGTAACTCATTGCCTATCATGACCAGTGCTTCACACAAGCTGTGGGAGTGGAATTTCTCTCTTCAGGAGAATGGTAGGGATTACACTGAATTCAAGTGA
- the LOC122022318 gene encoding cytochrome c oxidase assembly factor 5-like: MSKSCKGLAMELVKCLSESDCVKVDKRSYRECAGEKAPSISSECVGLRETYFNCKRGQVDMRTRIRGNKGY; the protein is encoded by the exons ATGTCGAAGTCATGTAAAGGTCTGGCGATGGAGCTCGTCAAGTGCCTCAGCGAGTCTGACTGCGTTAAG GTGGATAAGCGATCTTACAGGGAATGTGCTGGGGAAAAGGCTCCTTCAATATCAAGTGAATGCGTAGGACTTAGGGAGACATACTTCAACTGCAAGAGGGGCCAG gTTGACATGAGAACACGGATACGTGGCAACAAAGGTTACTAA